Proteins encoded within one genomic window of Terriglobales bacterium:
- a CDS encoding recombinase family protein, with protein sequence MSGQTVALIAAVLYARVSSREQEQEGYSIPAQLKLLREYAIRNGFRIVREFVDVETAKTTGRKSFGEMVEFLKRTRSCRIVLVEKTDRLYRNFRDAVTLEDLETEIHFVKENQVLSKNSRSQDKLTHGLHLLIARNYVENLREEVIKGMREKAEQGIYPGRAPFGYRNNRETRSIEIHPENAKIVQFIFERYATANYSLITLRQAVHKQFGKIITRSYLHTILTNPVYIGIFEWAGKSYRGTHETFISPTLFESVQDVIHGHHKSKYRKHEIAFRGLLTCAHDHCTVTAERKKGKYVYYRCSGYRGKCDLPRFREEEISEKLGTILKNIHVPDEVAARIEQSLERDQLRQKSQAASERTRLEQKLEAVRRRMDQSYTDKLDGKIAEDFWQRKMIEWQAEEQRITMALAGLQDSNNNDRLLDAKRILELANKAYFLYLTRKPAEQAQLLKMVLLNCEIDGASLYPTYRKPFDLIFQRVKNEEWSGREDLNLRPPGPEPR encoded by the coding sequence ATGTCCGGTCAAACTGTCGCTCTCATCGCAGCCGTTCTTTACGCACGGGTCTCCAGCCGCGAACAGGAGCAGGAAGGCTACTCCATTCCCGCGCAATTGAAATTGCTGCGCGAGTACGCCATTCGTAATGGGTTTCGCATTGTGCGCGAGTTCGTCGATGTCGAAACCGCCAAGACCACAGGGCGCAAGAGCTTTGGCGAGATGGTGGAGTTCCTGAAACGCACCCGCTCCTGCCGGATCGTGTTGGTGGAGAAAACCGACCGCCTGTACCGCAACTTCCGCGATGCGGTAACCTTGGAAGACCTGGAGACGGAAATTCACTTCGTGAAAGAGAATCAGGTTCTTTCCAAAAACTCGCGCTCGCAAGACAAGCTCACTCATGGCCTGCATCTGCTCATCGCCCGCAACTACGTGGAGAACCTGCGGGAAGAAGTGATCAAAGGAATGCGGGAGAAGGCCGAGCAGGGCATCTATCCTGGACGCGCTCCCTTCGGCTACCGCAACAATCGCGAAACGCGGAGCATCGAGATTCATCCCGAAAATGCCAAGATCGTGCAGTTCATTTTCGAACGCTACGCGACCGCCAATTACTCATTAATCACGTTGCGGCAGGCTGTGCATAAACAATTCGGGAAGATCATCACGCGGAGCTATTTGCACACCATCCTCACCAACCCAGTGTATATAGGAATCTTCGAGTGGGCGGGAAAGAGCTATCGCGGTACCCACGAGACTTTTATCTCTCCCACCTTGTTTGAGTCGGTGCAGGATGTGATTCACGGACACCACAAGAGCAAATACCGCAAGCACGAGATTGCTTTTCGTGGTCTTCTGACCTGTGCTCACGACCACTGCACCGTGACGGCGGAACGGAAGAAAGGCAAGTACGTTTACTACCGTTGCAGTGGCTATCGTGGAAAATGCGATTTGCCGCGTTTCCGCGAAGAGGAGATTTCAGAAAAGCTTGGCACCATTCTCAAGAACATTCATGTCCCGGATGAGGTTGCCGCTCGGATCGAACAGTCATTGGAGCGCGACCAACTGCGCCAGAAGAGTCAAGCTGCGAGTGAACGCACTCGGTTGGAACAGAAGTTGGAGGCAGTGCGTCGCCGTATGGATCAGTCGTACACCGACAAGCTCGACGGAAAGATTGCGGAAGACTTCTGGCAACGCAAGATGATCGAATGGCAGGCGGAAGAACAACGGATCACGATGGCCCTCGCCGGACTTCAGGACTCCAACAACAACGACCGGCTGCTGGATGCGAAAAGGATTTTAGAACTCGCGAACAAGGCGTATTTTCTGTACCTTACGCGGAAACCCGCCGAACAAGCCCAATTGCTCAAAATGGTGCTTTTGAACTGCGAGATCGACGGTGCAAGTCTTTACCCTACTTACAGAAAGCCCTTCGATCTGATCTTTCAGAGGGTGAAAAATGAAGAATGGTCGGGGAGAGAGGATTTGAACCTCCGACCCCCTGGTCCCGAACCAAGATAG
- a CDS encoding cation-translocating P-type ATPase yields MEHKRLDIYVANLDCENEAAVITRGLKDTPGIFELRVYPKAAKVTLEFDPAAVSPDSVRERLRKMGFPPQQGRTLAAPPKPWRNAKVLTSATSGLLLLVGWLAGLAGGPESVSLAIYLIVIMVGGYFFGREAIQELFVEHEIGIELLMTIAAITAAAMGQGAEGAMLVFLYSISEAAEGYTQEKTRSAVRALMDLTPKTARVQRDSGFFEIPAGEIQVGDLFVVRPGEAMPTDGEVESGSSSVDQSPVTGESVPLDKSVGDAVYAGSINGTGALHVRATKAFAENTISRIIQMVQEAQEKKGKRQRFVEQFGKRYSPAVLALGIAVAIAPPLLLAANWTMWLTRATVLIVAAAPCALVISIPITLVAALGAGARKGVLIKGGLYVEELAKITVIALDKTGTITRGEPAVTDVMLLGSAKGPLNEKQFISVAAGIEQNSEHPLARAIVEYAAAQNTDPVAVNDFRALPGVGASASLDGSNVYVGSPAFFRGQTVPPDDVQVHIERLQADGKTVVLVGTESSIWGLIAIRDQVRANASQVIAKLHAAGVRKVAMLTGDNFRSAQAIAKEVGIDEVFADLKPHDKVLKVRELAEQYGHVAMVGDGVNDAPALAEATVGIAMGTAGSDVALETADVALMADDLESLLYALQLARRNQRIVHQNLALSAIVIAALVVGAIGGWFTLPIAVLGHEISEFIVIGSGLRMLRA; encoded by the coding sequence ATGGAGCACAAGCGACTGGACATCTACGTAGCGAATCTGGATTGCGAGAACGAAGCTGCTGTCATCACTCGCGGCCTGAAGGATACGCCTGGCATTTTCGAGCTGCGGGTGTACCCCAAGGCGGCGAAAGTCACGCTTGAGTTCGATCCGGCAGCTGTTTCGCCCGATAGTGTGCGCGAGAGGCTCAGGAAGATGGGCTTTCCTCCACAGCAGGGACGAACCCTGGCTGCCCCTCCGAAGCCGTGGCGCAATGCGAAGGTGCTGACATCCGCAACTTCGGGTCTTCTCCTGCTGGTGGGTTGGTTGGCAGGCCTGGCCGGGGGACCGGAATCCGTTTCGCTAGCTATCTACCTGATCGTCATTATGGTCGGCGGCTATTTCTTCGGTCGCGAGGCGATACAGGAGCTCTTTGTTGAGCATGAGATCGGGATCGAGTTGCTGATGACTATCGCCGCCATAACAGCCGCCGCAATGGGCCAGGGCGCTGAAGGCGCTATGCTCGTATTTCTATATTCGATCTCAGAAGCTGCGGAAGGCTACACGCAGGAGAAGACTCGCTCGGCAGTGCGTGCGCTGATGGATTTAACGCCGAAGACGGCCAGGGTTCAACGGGACAGCGGCTTTTTCGAGATTCCAGCAGGGGAGATTCAAGTCGGCGACCTCTTTGTGGTTCGGCCGGGGGAAGCGATGCCCACTGACGGCGAAGTAGAGAGCGGTTCGTCCAGCGTCGATCAATCCCCTGTCACCGGCGAGAGTGTTCCGCTCGATAAAAGTGTGGGCGATGCTGTATATGCCGGCTCGATCAATGGGACAGGGGCACTGCACGTAAGAGCAACAAAGGCATTCGCAGAAAATACCATCTCGCGGATCATCCAAATGGTTCAGGAAGCGCAGGAGAAGAAGGGCAAGAGGCAGCGCTTCGTCGAACAATTCGGAAAGCGATACAGCCCTGCGGTTCTGGCGCTTGGAATTGCTGTAGCCATAGCGCCCCCGCTCCTGCTCGCTGCCAACTGGACGATGTGGCTCACTCGGGCCACGGTGTTGATTGTTGCCGCTGCGCCTTGCGCGCTGGTGATCTCGATTCCGATCACACTCGTAGCTGCATTGGGGGCCGGAGCACGCAAAGGTGTCCTCATCAAAGGTGGGCTGTATGTCGAGGAGTTGGCAAAAATTACCGTCATCGCGCTGGACAAGACAGGCACGATTACTCGGGGCGAGCCGGCCGTAACTGATGTGATGCTTCTCGGCTCGGCGAAAGGCCCACTTAACGAGAAGCAGTTCATATCTGTGGCAGCAGGCATCGAGCAAAACAGCGAGCATCCACTGGCGCGTGCAATTGTGGAATACGCGGCGGCACAAAATACGGATCCTGTTGCGGTCAACGACTTTCGCGCGCTCCCGGGTGTTGGCGCCTCTGCTTCACTGGACGGCTCGAACGTTTACGTGGGCAGTCCCGCGTTCTTTCGAGGCCAGACTGTCCCGCCCGACGACGTGCAAGTTCATATCGAGCGATTGCAGGCGGATGGTAAGACAGTGGTACTCGTTGGGACAGAGAGTTCCATATGGGGGTTGATCGCCATTCGCGATCAGGTGCGGGCCAACGCAAGCCAGGTCATCGCCAAGCTCCACGCGGCAGGTGTGAGAAAGGTTGCGATGCTCACAGGTGACAACTTCCGCTCCGCTCAGGCCATTGCCAAGGAGGTCGGTATTGACGAAGTGTTTGCCGACCTCAAGCCACATGACAAGGTCCTGAAGGTGCGCGAGTTGGCTGAGCAATACGGACATGTTGCTATGGTGGGGGACGGCGTGAACGACGCACCTGCGCTTGCAGAGGCCACTGTGGGCATCGCGATGGGAACTGCGGGTTCGGATGTGGCGTTGGAAACGGCCGATGTTGCGTTGATGGCCGATGACTTGGAAAGCCTTTTGTATGCGTTACAGTTGGCCAGACGGAATCAACGAATAGTTCACCAGAACCTGGCGTTATCGGCAATCGTGATCGCGGCGCTTGTCGTCGGCGCGATTGGCGGTTGGTTCACTTTGCCGATAGCTGTTCTCGGCCATGAAATCAGCGAATTCATTGTTATTGGCAGTGGATTACGCATGTTGCGTGCGTAA
- a CDS encoding efflux RND transporter periplasmic adaptor subunit, which produces MKRFIVIGTTVVIGAVVVLALLFHKKPAVAPANAEREAQSDVVQLSPEAQRNTQIDVVLVAERTLSVNTETTGIITPDEARVAHVTPLSRGVVQTIYVKLGDRVAAHQPLMEYDNIEVGELGSEYRRLSAQVNKEKAQLAVAARSLDRAKALIKVEAISQRELDLRQSEYEQAEAAVTSAQADLAAAQQKLQRYGISGSALQPATATTVLRAPFAGIITKFSVAPGVQISPEGELFTIVDTSSVWAVANVFEKDVAGIATHGACTVSVASYPATFHGTITDVSDYLDPNSRTAKARCVVPNRDGRLKLDMYATVSLPAARSRSTLAIPTSAVQELEGKHIAFVQRDSTHFEKREVEVGETAGNWIEVKDGLQAGDKVVSRGVFYLKSALEKEKLSGDED; this is translated from the coding sequence GTGAAGAGATTCATCGTGATTGGAACGACCGTCGTCATCGGGGCTGTCGTGGTTCTTGCCCTGCTGTTTCACAAGAAGCCCGCGGTTGCTCCCGCCAATGCAGAGCGCGAGGCACAGTCAGATGTTGTGCAATTGAGTCCCGAGGCACAGCGCAATACCCAGATTGACGTTGTCCTGGTCGCTGAACGCACGCTGAGCGTCAACACTGAGACTACCGGGATCATCACGCCGGACGAAGCGAGAGTCGCTCATGTAACACCGCTGAGCCGCGGCGTCGTGCAGACGATCTACGTGAAACTCGGTGATCGCGTCGCTGCACATCAGCCGTTGATGGAGTACGACAACATCGAGGTTGGAGAACTGGGCAGCGAGTATCGCCGATTGAGTGCACAAGTGAACAAAGAAAAGGCGCAACTCGCTGTTGCCGCGCGTTCCCTGGACCGTGCCAAGGCCCTGATCAAGGTCGAGGCCATTTCTCAGCGAGAACTGGATCTCCGGCAAAGTGAGTATGAGCAGGCTGAAGCTGCGGTAACAAGCGCGCAGGCCGATTTAGCTGCCGCTCAACAAAAACTCCAGCGCTATGGGATATCGGGATCGGCCTTGCAGCCAGCGACAGCAACGACCGTATTACGGGCGCCCTTCGCAGGAATCATCACCAAGTTCAGCGTAGCGCCTGGAGTCCAGATCAGCCCGGAAGGTGAACTGTTCACGATCGTAGACACCTCTTCGGTTTGGGCCGTCGCCAATGTGTTTGAAAAGGACGTTGCAGGTATCGCCACACACGGCGCTTGCACGGTTTCAGTCGCTTCATATCCGGCGACGTTCCATGGAACGATCACTGACGTCAGCGATTACCTGGACCCGAATTCGCGTACTGCAAAAGCACGTTGTGTTGTCCCTAACCGCGACGGCCGATTGAAGCTCGACATGTATGCCACCGTGAGCCTTCCGGCAGCCCGCAGTCGTTCAACTCTGGCAATTCCAACCTCGGCCGTTCAAGAGCTGGAGGGCAAGCACATCGCGTTTGTTCAGCGCGACTCGACGCACTTCGAAAAGCGCGAGGTGGAAGTCGGTGAAACCGCGGGCAATTGGATTGAGGTCAAAGATGGGCTACAGGCGGGAGACAAGGTGGTCTCTCGTGGAGTGTTCTACCTGAAATCGGCACTTGAGAAAGAGAAGCTGAGCGGGGATGAGGACTAG
- a CDS encoding CusA/CzcA family heavy metal efflux RND transporter, with protein sequence MGRLIDLCLRYRFLVIAFAVLLVIAGVAAMQRLPIDAVPDITPVQVQVLTKSPALGAVEVEQYITFPVESAMTGIPGVKQIRSVSRYGLSAVTVIFEDGTSLPLARQFVSERLSTAEESIPTGYGRPEIGPMTTGLSEIYMFTVEGEGYTPMQLRTILDWDIMFRLRSVPGIVEVNTQGGYAKQYQVVVDPKKLIAFKVSLQEVFEALEKNNANTGSGYIEHNQEQYVIRGEALVKSIGDIENTVIATRTGGVPVLVKNLGDVREGSMLRIGAATANGKGETVVGVAMMLAGENANQVVARVKDKITEIQASLPKGVKIVPFYDRASFVDRVLHTVRKNLLEGGLLVVAVLLLILGSLRGGLVVASAIPLAMMVAFIGMLAAGVSGNLMSLGAIDFGIIVDGSVVMIENITRRLHERREAAGPAGRFATIRESATEVIRPVVFAVLIIILVYFPILSLSGVEGKMFRPMAITVIFALVGSLVLAVVLMPVLASFFLREGREEQTWFMRRARGIYDPTLAWATRNSKKVAGLALALFLVSVVLFLFIGREFIPRLDEGDILLQPIRLPSISLTESLNTATRIERVVRHFPEVKTVVTRTGTAEVATDVMGIESSDMFVILKPRSEWKHDISRDQLIAEMKEELEKQVPGVGFSFTQPIEMRFNELIAGVRSDIAVKIFGDDLDTLHDKAEQVAAVLSTVKGAADVRVEQTAGLPVIRASIDRNRLARYGLTAQQVLDTLEAARVGKVVGTIFEGQRRFSLAVRMPESVSADAQALANLPISTAEGQVVPLSQLANVNVEVGPAQVSRENVQRRITVEANIRGRDLGSFITEAQQRVGAKVSLPPGYHVEWGGQFEQLREATRRLAVVVPLTMALIFLLLYTAFGSWRPAALIFLNVPLAITGGLFALEMRGLPFSISAAVGFIALFGVAVLNGVVLVSYIIQLRQEGRSVEDAVLEGAKTRLRPVLMTALVASLGFIPMALSTGVGAEVQRPLATVVIGGLITSTLLTLVVLPTIYRWFEGRREEAEF encoded by the coding sequence ATGGGACGCCTGATTGATCTCTGCCTCCGCTACCGCTTCCTTGTGATCGCCTTCGCCGTGCTGCTCGTGATTGCCGGGGTCGCGGCCATGCAGCGATTACCAATTGACGCTGTGCCCGACATCACTCCGGTTCAAGTGCAAGTCCTGACCAAGAGCCCAGCCTTGGGCGCAGTGGAGGTGGAGCAATACATCACCTTCCCCGTCGAAAGCGCGATGACGGGTATTCCCGGCGTAAAGCAGATTCGTTCCGTGTCACGCTATGGTCTCTCGGCAGTAACAGTGATTTTCGAAGACGGGACGAGCCTTCCCCTAGCCCGCCAATTCGTCTCCGAACGCCTCAGCACTGCCGAAGAAAGCATTCCGACCGGATATGGCCGGCCTGAGATCGGACCGATGACGACCGGGCTGAGCGAGATTTACATGTTCACCGTCGAGGGCGAGGGCTACACGCCTATGCAACTCCGCACCATCCTTGACTGGGACATCATGTTCCGTCTCCGCTCCGTGCCTGGCATCGTCGAAGTGAACACTCAAGGCGGATATGCAAAGCAGTACCAAGTGGTCGTCGATCCCAAGAAACTGATCGCGTTCAAGGTCTCACTGCAAGAAGTATTCGAGGCGCTGGAGAAGAACAATGCAAACACCGGCAGTGGGTACATAGAACATAACCAGGAGCAGTACGTCATCCGGGGCGAGGCCCTCGTCAAGTCGATTGGCGATATCGAGAACACTGTCATTGCAACCCGCACGGGAGGCGTGCCGGTGCTGGTCAAGAACCTCGGGGACGTTCGCGAAGGCTCGATGTTGCGAATCGGTGCAGCTACTGCGAATGGGAAAGGAGAAACTGTCGTTGGCGTCGCCATGATGCTGGCGGGCGAGAATGCGAACCAAGTAGTGGCCCGCGTGAAAGACAAAATCACCGAGATTCAAGCGTCGCTACCGAAGGGCGTAAAGATCGTTCCGTTCTACGACCGGGCAAGTTTCGTCGATCGCGTCCTGCACACAGTTCGCAAGAATCTGCTGGAAGGCGGGTTACTAGTCGTGGCCGTCCTGCTGCTTATTCTCGGCAGTCTCCGCGGCGGGCTGGTCGTCGCATCCGCCATTCCGCTGGCAATGATGGTTGCCTTCATCGGCATGCTGGCGGCTGGAGTCAGCGGCAATCTGATGAGCCTCGGAGCGATTGACTTCGGCATCATCGTCGATGGTTCCGTGGTGATGATTGAAAACATCACTCGTCGGCTGCACGAGAGACGAGAAGCCGCTGGACCTGCTGGCCGATTTGCAACCATTCGGGAATCAGCTACAGAAGTCATTAGACCTGTGGTGTTTGCCGTTCTCATCATCATCCTCGTGTACTTTCCCATTCTTTCCCTTAGCGGCGTCGAGGGGAAGATGTTCCGGCCGATGGCGATAACGGTAATCTTCGCCCTGGTCGGGTCTCTGGTATTGGCGGTGGTGTTAATGCCAGTTCTCGCGTCCTTCTTCCTGCGCGAAGGCCGTGAAGAGCAGACGTGGTTCATGCGCCGAGCACGAGGGATCTATGATCCGACACTCGCCTGGGCGACGCGGAACAGCAAGAAGGTCGCGGGGCTTGCGCTCGCTCTCTTCCTCGTGAGTGTCGTTCTGTTTCTCTTCATCGGACGCGAGTTCATTCCCCGCCTCGATGAAGGTGACATCCTGCTTCAGCCGATACGTCTGCCCAGCATTTCGCTGACGGAATCGCTTAATACCGCCACTCGCATTGAGCGTGTTGTTAGACATTTTCCCGAAGTGAAGACGGTTGTTACCCGCACCGGAACCGCTGAAGTCGCCACTGACGTGATGGGAATCGAATCGTCTGACATGTTCGTCATTCTGAAGCCACGGTCGGAATGGAAGCACGATATATCCCGCGATCAGCTTATCGCTGAGATGAAGGAGGAACTGGAGAAGCAGGTCCCCGGGGTGGGCTTTTCCTTTACCCAGCCTATCGAGATGCGCTTCAACGAACTGATCGCCGGCGTACGCTCCGACATCGCGGTGAAGATTTTCGGTGATGATCTCGACACGCTCCACGACAAAGCCGAGCAGGTTGCTGCCGTGCTCAGTACAGTAAAGGGAGCTGCCGATGTGCGGGTTGAACAGACCGCGGGGCTTCCTGTCATTCGCGCCAGCATCGACCGAAACCGTCTGGCGCGCTATGGACTCACTGCGCAGCAAGTGCTGGACACCCTTGAAGCGGCACGTGTCGGCAAAGTTGTCGGCACGATCTTTGAAGGGCAACGGCGGTTCTCACTGGCGGTGCGCATGCCCGAGTCTGTTTCTGCGGATGCGCAAGCCCTCGCGAACCTTCCGATCTCAACCGCCGAAGGACAAGTTGTGCCGCTGTCGCAACTCGCGAATGTCAACGTTGAAGTGGGACCGGCACAGGTCAGCCGCGAGAACGTGCAGCGGCGAATCACAGTCGAAGCGAATATTCGTGGCCGCGATCTCGGCAGCTTCATCACCGAAGCGCAGCAGAGGGTCGGAGCGAAGGTCTCGCTGCCGCCGGGCTATCACGTCGAATGGGGCGGCCAGTTCGAACAGTTGCGGGAGGCCACGCGGCGACTGGCAGTGGTGGTGCCGCTCACCATGGCTCTTATATTTCTGTTGCTGTACACGGCGTTCGGCTCGTGGAGACCGGCCGCGCTGATCTTTCTAAACGTACCGTTGGCGATCACTGGTGGGCTGTTCGCGCTGGAAATGCGGGGATTGCCCTTCAGCATTTCCGCCGCTGTCGGGTTCATCGCGCTCTTCGGCGTCGCGGTACTGAACGGGGTGGTTCTTGTTTCGTACATTATCCAACTCCGCCAGGAAGGTCGGTCAGTCGAAGACGCAGTTCTCGAAGGTGCAAAGACACGGCTTCGCCCAGTGCTCATGACAGCACTGGTAGCGAGCCTTGGGTTCATTCCAATGGCACTGAGCACCGGAGTCGGCGCAGAAGTTCAGCGCCCGCTCGCGACAGTTGTCATTGGTGGCCTTATTACGTCAACACTTCTGACTCTGGTCGTCTTACCCACGATTTATCGGTGGTTCGAAGGGCGACGCGAAGAAGCGGAATTCTAA
- a CDS encoding TolC family protein translates to MASIAFAQQVDIPERLTFAQARELMLAHSPELLRDQQNITLARAAVRQARQRINPEFEITSESYPVFEPQPGSFLNNQELTTRISQTIETAGKRGKRTLVAQNDLAATASDVQNTRRQLTLELKRRYYGVVLAEAQLHLAQELLQGFDDLIRLNEVRYKQGEISGLEFARIKAERLRFFNDLLESQLLLNNGRAALLELIGASDLNKTFEAADSLETSVTVPNRDELQRLALENRPDFVAERQRLERNRSQLTLEKSLAVPNVSPSFGYKRDFGLNTLYAGVSIPLPLFNRNQPGIARASADITRQDFELQRVRLSVQREAFEAQQSFSTQSQRVAAIESEYVPIARRARDSAEQSYRLGELDLIGLLDAERVYSETLTTLNQALYDRRIALAMIEAAVGKEF, encoded by the coding sequence ATGGCGTCTATCGCCTTCGCGCAGCAGGTTGACATACCCGAACGCCTGACCTTCGCGCAGGCACGTGAACTGATGCTGGCGCACAGTCCCGAACTGTTGCGAGACCAGCAGAACATCACGCTCGCACGGGCCGCTGTCAGACAAGCCCGACAGCGTATCAACCCAGAGTTCGAGATTACCTCTGAGAGCTACCCTGTCTTTGAGCCGCAGCCGGGGTCATTCCTGAATAATCAGGAGCTGACTACACGCATAAGCCAGACGATCGAGACGGCCGGAAAACGCGGCAAACGAACGCTTGTAGCGCAGAACGACTTGGCTGCTACCGCGTCGGATGTGCAGAACACCCGTCGCCAGCTCACTCTCGAACTGAAGAGGCGTTATTACGGTGTCGTACTGGCGGAGGCCCAACTCCACCTTGCCCAAGAGCTGCTACAAGGGTTCGACGATCTCATTCGTCTTAACGAAGTCCGCTACAAGCAAGGTGAGATCTCTGGCCTGGAGTTTGCGCGGATCAAGGCTGAGCGCCTGAGATTCTTCAATGATTTACTGGAATCGCAACTGCTCCTCAACAACGGTCGCGCTGCTCTGCTGGAACTGATAGGCGCATCCGACCTGAACAAGACGTTTGAAGCCGCCGATTCTTTGGAAACCAGCGTCACTGTACCAAATCGTGACGAGTTGCAGCGGCTCGCGCTGGAGAATCGTCCCGACTTCGTGGCCGAGCGTCAGCGCTTAGAGCGCAACCGCTCGCAGCTCACGCTCGAAAAATCACTGGCGGTGCCAAACGTATCGCCGAGCTTCGGGTACAAGCGAGACTTCGGTCTGAACACCTTATACGCAGGTGTCTCTATTCCTCTGCCACTGTTCAATCGCAATCAGCCGGGCATAGCCCGAGCCTCTGCCGACATCACCCGTCAGGACTTCGAACTGCAGCGAGTCAGATTGTCGGTTCAGCGCGAGGCCTTCGAGGCTCAACAATCATTTTCCACTCAGTCGCAGCGAGTCGCTGCAATCGAGAGTGAATACGTGCCAATTGCCCGGCGAGCACGCGACAGCGCCGAGCAGTCTTATCGTCTCGGGGAATTAGACCTGATCGGGTTGCTGGATGCCGAGCGAGTCTACAGCGAGACGTTGACCACATTGAACCAGGCACTCTACGACCGTCGGATTGCGTTGGCCATGATAGAAGCGGCCGTTGGGAAGGAGTTTTGA
- a CDS encoding P-II family nitrogen regulator: protein MHEIKAIIQPFMLDKVLDSLRQVENMPGVAVSEVRVLSRTRMAAENGEPATEHLKMTKIETVVSDALLEIVLRTIQEHAHTGNPLDGKIFVYQVNDVIRIRTGERGEAAI from the coding sequence ATGCACGAGATCAAAGCGATCATTCAGCCTTTCATGCTGGACAAAGTCTTAGATAGCCTTCGCCAAGTCGAGAACATGCCCGGTGTCGCCGTATCAGAAGTGCGAGTGCTTTCTCGGACACGAATGGCTGCCGAGAACGGCGAGCCGGCAACGGAGCACCTGAAAATGACGAAGATTGAGACCGTTGTTTCCGATGCTCTACTTGAAATAGTTTTACGGACAATTCAGGAGCATGCTCATACTGGGAATCCGCTCGATGGCAAGATTTTCGTGTACCAAGTAAACGATGTGATTCGGATCCGCACAGGCGAACGCGGTGAAGCCGCAATCTGA
- a CDS encoding DUF302 domain-containing protein produces MEAFERTVTTDKGFDEAVTAIERKAGEKGFRVLHTHDVAATLAEKGFPREPLKIVEICNAKYASQVLEKDVKIALMLPCPISVYVEKGKTHISTLLPSSIAQFYPNAGIEDLASQVERIVLEIVEGAR; encoded by the coding sequence ATGGAAGCATTTGAACGCACGGTAACGACTGACAAGGGATTTGATGAAGCCGTGACAGCCATCGAGAGGAAGGCCGGAGAGAAAGGATTCCGCGTCCTACACACGCACGACGTGGCAGCCACTCTCGCCGAGAAGGGCTTTCCGAGGGAGCCACTGAAGATCGTCGAGATCTGCAACGCAAAGTACGCCAGCCAAGTGCTGGAGAAGGATGTGAAGATCGCGCTGATGCTTCCGTGTCCTATCAGTGTTTATGTGGAGAAGGGTAAGACGCACATCAGCACGCTCCTGCCCAGTTCGATTGCGCAGTTCTACCCCAACGCAGGAATCGAAGACCTGGCATCGCAGGTCGAACGTATCGTGCTTGAAATCGTGGAAGGGGCTCGCTGA